In Lathyrus oleraceus cultivar Zhongwan6 chromosome 2, CAAS_Psat_ZW6_1.0, whole genome shotgun sequence, the DNA window ACCTCAACCCTCTATTTAAAATAGTCAACATTATTTCCCAATGCCTAACTTACATCCaaatcaacgacttgttgttacccattgaatcttgaaCTTAATGTCCTGTTAACATAAGATTGGGTTGTCGACGCTGTTGGAACTCTTATTCAAAGAGTTTCAATCCCATGCTTCTCGAGGTTGTTTTTACTAAGTCTCTGGCCAGTGGCTTAGTAAATGGATCGACCAAACTATAGCTTGTTCGTATATAGGTGAGTCAAATGATTCTatccttaatcaattttctcaTGAATGAATGTCTAAGTCCTATATGCCTATACTTTCTATTATACACTTCGCTGAACGCTCTTGCTAAAATGGCTTGGTTATCGCAGTGTATCATCACCTTTGAAACATTATCTTTAGCCAATGGTACTTCCAACAGAAGATCCCTCAACCATTATGCTTCTTGACCAACGAAAGTGAGAGCCACAAACTCTGATTTCATTGTCGAAagagtaatgcatgtttgtttcttgctttTCCAAGAAATTACTCCTCCAACTAGTGTAAATATCCACCTAATTGTAGATTTATGATCTCAAACATTAGATATCCAACTCGCATCGGTCTATCTTTAACCTCATTAGGGTTCTTAGAGTTTTCTTCTTATGAATGATTTATGATGAATTTCTGAAAATTGTTGATGGATCGTGTGCTTATGTGTTGCTACGATGAATCCATGATGAATTGAATGAATTTCGTGTTAGTCATAGATAAATGATGTATTTATTGAGTTAAATATTAAGAGATAATAAAAATTCATATGTTTTCATGTACAATGATGTATGGTTTGTTTTGGGACTTTTAGAGGTAAAAACTCGGGGTTTAATGAACGATTGAAGAATAAGATCGATTGCACAAAATCGCGAGCAATTTGGGGTTTTCTTGGAACTGCTATAGATCATAGTAGTTGCTACGGTCGACCGTAGCAACCCTCTGGTTTTTTCACCAGAGGCATGCCCAGTGCGGGGGTTTGGCTTGGGAGTGCTATGTGTTGTAGCAACCGCTACGGACGGTCATAACATCTCCTTGGATTTTGAGTGAGACACTTTCAAGCGTAGTTTGAGTTTCTTGACTCCAAATGAGACACCGTTCAAAGTGTTAGAAAGCTAACGCGAAGAGCTACCTCATGGTAGTACTTGGTGAAACGTTTGAGTTATAGTTATTTACCTACTGTAGGGATGTTTGTGATGACTTGTATTATCGGTTAGCAGATCGTTATGTTTACACGATGATGTGTTGTTATTTTGATGAAGTAACATGAATAAATGCTTATGAAATTGCCATTattgagttgttgttgttgtttgttattgtttattAAGGTTGTAACATTGATTAATTATTGCACATGCGAGTGATGTTGTGTATAAATAGTGAGATGTTCTTGGTAAACCTTTTAGTGAAAATGTATATTattgagagtcatgcatcatggtgtacggaCTTCGGTCCAACTTTGATGTGATTTGGTCCTAAAGTGGGGATTAGGAGCGAGTAGTCGACTTCAGGTGGGAATCAGTGAAGCGTTACTTATGGTGATGTTAACGATTTGGTGTGCTCTTGTCCTATGATGGGGATCAGAAACGAGATGAATTTGAGTGTTCATGAATGGTATCGCGTGCATAATGAGTGAGTTGTTGAGTATATTGCATACATGTTTGCATATGTAGTTGACATTTCATAATGTTGTGGATTAGTTTAGAATATGCACATGTTGTTATGATTGGATGTGAGAATATAATATTGTCGATTGTGTAAAGAATGTGTGATTGTTGTGTGTTATATACCTTAGCATTCTTTAGACTATTTATATTGGTTTGTTATTTCTCACCCCATTGCTTTCATGTTGTTCACtatggacatcttgcagatactcaggagtaaAGTTTGCTATTGTATATGAAAGTTAGCTCATGGAGTTACTTCGTTTAGTTTTCGTTGTTAGAAGTATTGCTTTGATTTTGTAACATCAGGGTCGGAAACACTATTTGATTATTATGTTTTATTGAAGTTTAAACCCTTAATTGGTCTTATGTTGGAGTTGTTGAGAGTTGCTTATGAGAAATCTagtttttgaaaatattttatttaagTGGAAGTTTGAGACTAAATGTCTTGTTGTGACTGTTTTATTTAAATCGAAATAGGAACAATACCGACATAATGATATCCTAAGTGAAGGTGAGCGTGTGATTACATGTGTTGATTGACGTTAGTAATTCCGCTGCAATGTTTCGTTGgttgttaaatgtttgttttgttgAAGGTTTTGTTGTTGATGACACCTTAAATTGTTGTGTAATTCTTAAaatataagttttgggatttatGGTGTTACATTGGGTGAACATGCAAGATTATCACTTTAATGCTCAAGTCAGTTCAAGATTCAAGATGAGTATAGAGAAAATGGAAGATTAGAAAATGCATGTTACTTTCTCGTGTGAATTGATTTATACACTGGGCCACATGGAGTGGATTTTAGATGAATAATGAGAATCACTGAATCTCATGAAATTTGTCTTAAGAGACAGTATTCCCGAAAAAGTTATACGGCCCTAAGGCCATAAACCCTAACTATAAAGTCTAATGAACAAAAAGTTGAGTTAACACTATTCTAAAACTTAACGTCATACTTATAATATTCACTAACTTGGTCATCAACATGTTTTTTCGCTCCCCCTTTTGGTACCAGGCACAACATACACAAAATCTGTCATTTTTAGAGTTCATTATCATCATTATAACACCATCTTAGAGGAATGATTAATAAAAACTAATCCTAACATGTGTTATTTACCAGTGAATTTCCTTAACATTGATTTATTTTGTTGTTTATACCACAAAACATTTACAACCATAACATcaaattataaaaataatttaacAAAAAATTATACCACAAGTCTCGACGAATACGGTAAAAAAAACACTTTGATATCCCGAAGACAAAAATATCCTAACTAAGCGGCATTCTACAAAGTGTAAGATAAGGAAAATCACTTAATTTCATGACAGTTGTCACAGAAAAAGTTTTAGGGCCTCAAGATCATAAATCCTAATTATAAAATCTAATGGACAAAAAAAACTTAATTAACACTCCTTTAAAACTTAAACGTCGTACTTACAACATTCATTAACTTGATCCTCAATCTGATTTTCCTCTCCCTTAATACGAAATTCAACATAACAAAAATTgtaattataatatttttgaaTCATATACGACTAATTTTGATTTGTATACACTAAATTATTCACACTCTTGGAATTCAAAAATCTTTTAAGATGAAAAATAAAGAAAGTACTTTTAATATTTTTGAATTATATACGACTAATTTTGATTTGTATACACTAAATTATTCACAATTATTTAAACAACTTTAAAAAAAAAGCAGGTTCCTGTTTTATATTCATATATTTAAAGAAACTacaaatattttattaaaaaaaccCTATCCAGTGATTAGTCATACTCATACCCTGCGACCTTTGGGAGACGAGCGAGACACTTTCGCTGTCTTACCATAAAGGGTTCTACTTTTATCACACTTCCACACAATCCATTCCCACGTTTCTCTCTTTCTTTACTATTCCAATTACCAACGCCTTTCCCCTCAAAAAGGAAACTAAATTCCACAAAGTACACTTCTTTCTTCTTCCTTCCCAACAAACCCTCACCACAATATCCATTTCCTCCTAAAACTAAGAAACCACCCTTTTGTTCATCAGTTTCTTAGCTTCTTCTCTCAAAGAGGAACTACAATTTCCTAAACAAAACTAAAATCAGCTAAATACCTGCATATCTCATCTCCTAGAAAGATAAAACAAACAACTACCTTCTTTCTCTTTTGTCTTGTCTTTTTTAGGTTGGTTTTTCATTCTTCCTCTCTATTATACGCCGGTTCATTCTCTGTGTTATTAtcattcatatatatatatatatatatatatatatatatatagggaaaaaatttgtttactttctttttgtgtttttgttttttatCCTAATGAGGATAAATTAAGGTAAAGGGATTTATAATATGGCGAGGGAGAAGATTCAGATAAAGAAGATCGAGAACGCAACGGCGAGGCAAGTTACGTTTTCAAAGAGACGAAGAGGTTTGTTCAAGAAGGCTGAAGAGCTTTCCGTTCTCTGTGATGCTGATGTTGCTCTCATCATTTTTTCTTCTACTGGGAAGCTCTTTGAATACTCCAACTTAAGGTTTGTCTCTTTTAGAACTATTAATGTAGTTTTGTAAGCATGATTTGATGATTCATGTTTGCTTAACTAGATCCTGTTGAAAAGGTTTGTTTCGGTGGAGTATGGACATAGACATGGACAATGGATGCAGATTAGTACATAAATTTGTTGGTGTTAGACATGACACATGTGTTTGAGATTGAAGATAGACTTTAAATCTGAAATGTTTGTGATTTATCTGTTAGATTTAGCTGCATTGAGTTTGATATGTTTGTGTTATGAATTAGCATGAGGGAAATACTTGAAAGGCATCATTTGCACTCGAAGAATTTGGCTAAGATGGAAGAACCGTCTCTCGAGCTGCAGGTTAGTTCTATTGGCACACCTTTTTTTATGTGACAAAATGAATATGATTGAGTCCGTAAATCATAGCTCAACAGACATAAGTTGATATGTCTAGGTTAGACGTCACGTGGTCACCGGGGTTCAAACTCTGATACTCAGGGTTGTGTGTGTGAGTTTCTAGTGGTTATTACCACTTCGTCTACGGATCAAGAAAAAATGAACATGATTGAAGTTTAAGATTGTATGTAATTCATGTTTGATGCTGCAGCTAGTTGAAAACAGCAACTGTACGAGATTGAACAAGGAAATTGCTGAGAAGAGTCATCAACTGAGGCAGATGAGGGGTGAGGATCTTCAAGGGATGAATGTTGAACAATTACAACACTTGGAGAGGTCTCTTGAAATTGGCTTGGGTCGTGTAATAGAAAACAAGGTCTTCAatttttttaccttctctttCTATTGCTTTTTTGTTTGTTAAGTAGTCTAATGGTTAGAGTTCATCTTACACTTTAAAGCTGAACAAATGGGATGTCTTGAGTTCAAGACCGGACCCTTACTTTTAATGTCTCTGCACAACTATTAACTGAGCGAGACTCTTCTCTTATTTTTATTTATGGAATGATTATATTTAACTAAAATATCTTTCTATTTTTTTATTCAGGGAGAGAAGATTATGATGGAGATCCAACATCTCCAAAGAAAGGTTTGATAACATGAGCTAAAGTTTCTATTAATGTGATTAATAACTTGCCTCGGGTAGTATATTTTGAATTTGAACATAATTTTATTAACATATGTGGTAAAGTGACGGTATAAAAATCACAATTTATAATTGTTGATGTGATAAAATAAGAGTTTAAATTAAGGGAAGGGGATGAGAGTTTAAATTAAGTACTTAAATGTTTGGTTTAAaatactccctccgttttttattataagtcgtttttgacttttTACACGTATTAAGAAAGGTATTAATTGTGGtataaaaaagagaaattatgaaggattttacaaagttgtccttcattaatgatattgaaaaaataaattgatataattgaaagatgagagaataataaatatttaagggtataatagaaaaaataacattaatgactcattgatattataaaacgacttatattgtgatacaaaatattttctcaaagcgacttataataaaaaacggagtATAAAAGAGGAGAGAAGGAAGACATTTTATTTACGAATGTTTGGTTGACTCGAggtattttaatttttttttttttattcttCTAATTTTACCATAAGATCATCGTGAAAGATTTTATAAAAATGTAAGgaatataatatataattttaaaaatattatcAAATATAATAAAATTTAACAAAAATTATTATAAACAAAAATAGTACGATAAATAAAAAGTAacattaaaatataaaaaataaaatctaATAAAAATTATTATAAACAAAAACATTACgataattaaaattaaaaagtaaaatattatgataattaaaaagtaatattaaaatataaaaaataaaataaaaaaatttaaacacATAAAGACAATAAGATAAAGATAATAAGATGGAGATATAAAAATATAAGAAATATAAAAGAAAGATAAAATTTGTTTAAAATagaatttttaatattttataagttaaattgatatttaaataaataaataaaaatcaatatgtaaatataattataattaaaCTGAAACACCTCCATTATCCTTCGAATCTTTCCAAATTGTGAAAAGCAAAAAGTGATTAAGAAGGGATTTTGGTCCTTCCGTCTATCTTCCCTCCCCCTCTAAaaatttaaatccaaaaattatcTTCCATCTTTCTATTTACCCCAATTAAAACAGACTTTAATAGGTATTTATTGATAGTAGTATAAAATAGTTATATGATGTCGTCTGATTAAAAAAATCATGGTTTTTTATGTTAcgaaaataattttaaattatttattaattattaatataAAATCATTTTATACTATCTACGTTTATTTTCTTTAAAAGTAAAGAGAAAAAAGTAATTACCAAATAAAATGTATCAACTTTATATAAGGATGACTATTGTTGTCCTACATTTTTCATTTCTATGAAATATCTATACATTATACTCATAGTCCTAAATTAGTAAGAATAAAGCGTCTTAATCTGGTGGCAAAGACTACAAATTAAGAAAACAATATTTattagaaataaataaaaaaactgATATTGAATTTTTAAAACTTATATATTATTTAATCTTTAATAAGTTCATGAGGTATCATCTCAAATTCTACCTTGTGATCTCTAAGGTCAGAGTTCAAATTTCACTTTAAGTTGCAGTAAAGTAATCATTAATTTCTAGATTTTTTTTTACAGTATTAGCTTCTTGGACTTAAATAAATTGTGTTTAAGCTGTTTCTTTCCTTTCTTCAAGTAATTACTCTTGATCAATCTGCAGGGAAGACAACTGATGGAAGAGAATGATCGACTAAAGCGACATGTATGATGTTCTTTTTCTTTTGAGATGTTTCAATTATCATGCGACTTCTTTTGGTACTCGTGTACATTTTGCTTTGCATATTTATGGTATGTTTGAATACGCGTCCAACGTGCTTTTGACGACGCGTATCCAAACATGCTATTAGTAGTTTTGGAATATACTTTGAAATTTGCTAATAAATCAGTGATATGTTTTGGCGCCTAAGGTGACGGGCATGATGAATAATGGCAAAATTGTTGGAGGAGTTGAATGTGAGAATGTGGTTATTGAAGAAGGTCAATCCTCAGAATCTATCACTAACGTTTACAATTCCATTGGTCCTCCACAAGACTATGAGAGTTCAGACACTTCACTCAAATTAGGGTAACTTTATTTTAACCAATTACCACAAATTTAGCTTCGAGACATTCTAAAATTTTGCCCTAATTTATTTTTCATGTGCTATTTGTAGGCTTCCATATGCCGGATGAAGGTGTGTTTAACAAGTGTTTGTTATTGGATAAATTTCGTAGATGTTGTGGTTTTAATCTTTTAATATATAGTAAAtaaatatgtatatgtatatgtattCTAGTTGATCTCATTTGGAAGTTATTTACAATTAAGTAATTTACATTTTGTGTTTAACTTGTATTTAGTTTAACAAGAACGATTCATGAGGTTTTCATTGAAGTGATTATGACATGAATTCGATCTATTCAGCACCAATATCCAATATGGTGGGTGCTTTGTGAAGCATTTGCATTGTGATGGATATGTTAAAATTGTAGAATGTTGAGACTTGGTGAGACATGTTTGCATCATGGTAATAATAGAATTTGATGAAATCGAATGAAAGTAATTTGTTGGCTTAGTTGGTAATTAATGATAGTGAAACATTGAATTAGTTGTTGAAATGGATTCCCTAAATTTTAGATTGGATTGGTTGGTGCGTGAAGGTTGTGAGTTTGGGTTAGAGGCTCCATTCCTTGCTGATTGGCTTTTGCATTATAACAATTTAAGATTAATCTATCGATGAAGTTCTATGTGTGTGTATATACAATGGTGAAAAGTTAACACATATTTAAGCGGCAAAAGTTCATTTTTTCAGAACAGAAGAACTCTCTCAAAATAAAAACTTAATATTTTTACGCCTTATCCTTACTCATGAATGGTTGTATACAATTTCTTCACAAAATTAACATATCTTCATCTCTTGTAGATCAATGAAATGTGTTATACAAAATTTATTTTTTCCTTCCTCTTCACATTTCAAAATGTTTCTACATTTTATGTTGTTGATTTTACTTTTGTTGTtatatgttgtatgttgtatATTGTTTAAGGTATGCTGTTGATAAAAATTGTATGTTAATGATTTAGTTTTTGTTGATATACGTTGtatgttgttgataaaagttgtatatTGTGGATGATTTAGTTTTTGTTGatatatgttgtatgttgttgttaagGTAAGTTGTTGTTTAAGGTAAGTTATTGTGAATGTTGTATTGTTgatgtttttgttatttttaatgaTATACCTTATACATTAGAGATTCCATTATGTTAAATCAACATGTCTTAAAAGATGAGTTTATCATGTCATACGTGGTTTGAGTGTTTTACCAATCCGTCATAACTTTTGTAATttaattagaaaattataatataaaaaattaagttATGTTAGAAAACAACTTACATTGACCAATGTTTTTCAATCTTTCTTGCTTGTGTTTTTCGTATCTCCCTCTTTTAGAGTTAGAATTTGATTTAATGCTTGTAGTTCTTCAATCAACATTTCTTTCTTTACTAGTTCACTTAACTAGTATTGAATGAAGTTTTGGTTAAAGAGTCACAAGCATTGAACCTAATTATAACCCTAAAAAAGCGAGATACATAGAATGAAGGAAGAAAACTCGAAAAACATTAATTATTGTAACTTGTTATTCtaatcactacgccaaaaactggaatagacagcgcaccttagagggcgctttattacaaaagcgcactctaaagtgaagagaaaaaataaggagcgaacaactggaatagacggcgcactttagagggcgcttttgtaacaaagtgccctctaaagtgaagcgaaaaaataatgaggaaatggagggacaccaatagagggcgcgtttatgaaagcgccctctaagggtacccttagagggcgcttttaaaaaagtgctctctaagtccatgtacatttccagtttataaggcgcttttggaaagccttagagagcgcttttagaagcgccctcttaggccccctttagagggcgctttttttacacaagcgccctctaaggtcccctttagtaaacattaaaattataacatatactgcatgtctctttattttccctcgctatatgctatttcgtttacgtaactgagttttctctctactgcgattactctctactgcgattactctctactgcgattactctcgtcctccgttcgttctccctccctcaccgtcgtcgtcgccgtcgcctttttctgctgctgcgttcacgttcactgagttatctgcgtccaccgtcgctgttcactttcttctgcatcgttaccgtcaccttgaaggtatttctctcaatagtttgtattttcaggtgtttgattagggcattttctaaactgggttttacattttgtgcattatgttgattaatgttgtttagggcaaacgagcactatatggtgttcatgagcaccttgttgaaaatcattttttgttatttttttgtgtatggttttgatcactgaatgttgtatgttgtatggttatgtaaggttttttatttctgattgaaaactgatgtcatttggagtgtgtttgagcttgtgcttggaagtttgatgattatggatgcaagtttgttcatgttccaaacaccataagtttgcattggtcttttgtatgcagtaggtgtgtgtgagtttgtattcaataatgatgaaaaaagagagagtttagattgttgtaacatgagagaaatggaaggtatatgaatgtgttttttgtgtagcttcacgaatatggtcattgtcttacttgggtcttattgaatcatttctatattacagataaaatggctagtaaccaaaacgatacccatgacgcgagtggatcacgtaacaatgttgaaaatgaaatcaaacgaggattgactgttatgaagtcaatcattcgtgcaagagacaagggtgaaaaattcgaagtacattggagtgctgaagaccaactaattgagcctaacggttcaatgttggcaagttacattggtttccttgttcgacgacatattccgattacatgtgataattggagaagtccggaattgaaggttggcaaagaaaaaatatggtccgagatacaggtacttaccatatattgttatatgttttttttgttgactatttgttgaccatatattgttataatattacttataataacacactccatgtgtatgttttttagagatcctttcacatcgatgaaagccggcaaaaatattgtattcaattggccggaaaaagactccgaggatttcgatcctttttgtccaacaaatttctcaaggatgagggagaaaaatttgttgaagcagaacggccaatgaagtatgcgaAGATTATTTCAGCCaaagaatgggataactttgtcgccaaacgaagaaacaaaaaattccatgtaatgtctattaattatggtattatacaattgttaagttacttggttctgatatgccttaaaattttttatccaggaagtaagcgacaaaaatcggaaaagggcatcaaaacccgcgtatccgtacaaaaaagggcgtacgggatatgcacggttacaacaa includes these proteins:
- the LOC127119236 gene encoding MADS-box protein SVP; translation: MAREKIQIKKIENATARQVTFSKRRRGLFKKAEELSVLCDADVALIIFSSTGKLFEYSNLSMREILERHHLHSKNLAKMEEPSLELQLVENSNCTRLNKEIAEKSHQLRQMRGEDLQGMNVEQLQHLERSLEIGLGRVIENKGEKIMMEIQHLQRKGRQLMEENDRLKRHVTGMMNNGKIVGGVECENVVIEEGQSSESITNVYNSIGPPQDYESSDTSLKLGLPYAG